From Chitinophagales bacterium, the proteins below share one genomic window:
- a CDS encoding T9SS type A sorting domain-containing protein, whose translation MKVGTIDLNQQASALHVLVQEVSRKIKNNGTKGIDKVTIVDQDDQPVSGVAVTASYSGPNAGITSATTNTKGIARLTTTSVANPVGMWCFTITDITKDGYTYDPNSNTATTQCENSRTEIVSDQREFNTSALPNPFSSTTAIQFTIPEKQFVTLDVIDINGKQVASLINEEMPAGNNTVSFYATMLSNGIYFYKLSTPKYSEVKKFILNK comes from the coding sequence TTGAAGGTTGGAACGATTGATTTAAATCAGCAAGCTTCGGCTTTACATGTTCTGGTCCAGGAAGTATCCAGGAAAATAAAAAATAACGGCACCAAAGGAATAGATAAGGTTACCATTGTTGATCAGGATGATCAGCCGGTTTCAGGTGTCGCTGTTACAGCTTCCTATTCGGGACCAAACGCAGGAATCACGAGTGCAACAACCAATACAAAAGGAATCGCCAGGTTAACCACGACTTCAGTGGCAAATCCTGTCGGTATGTGGTGTTTTACCATAACTGATATTACTAAAGATGGGTACACTTATGATCCTAACAGTAACACGGCTACCACCCAGTGCGAAAACTCGCGAACGGAAATAGTATCTGATCAACGGGAATTTAACACCTCGGCATTACCAAATCCTTTTAGCTCAACCACTGCTATACAGTTTACCATTCCGGAGAAACAATTTGTGACCCTTGATGTAATTGATATTAATGGTAAACAAGTAGCTTCTCTTATTAACGAAGAAATGCCGGCTGGAAATAACACGGTATCTTTTTATGCCACAATGCTTTCAAACGGTATTTATTTTTATAAATTAAGCACACCGAAATATTCTGAAGT